Proteins co-encoded in one Quercus robur chromosome 8, dhQueRobu3.1, whole genome shotgun sequence genomic window:
- the LOC126696582 gene encoding heat shock 70 kDa protein 4-like — MGDSPKDFKRKHKVDISDSPKALRRLRTACEKSKHILSSAIETDIEVDSLYKGIDFSSTITRAKFEELNMDLFKKCIDIVKKCLTDSKMVKNCVHDVVVLGCSSRIPKVQQLLQDFFKGKELCKSINPDEAVAYGAVVQATILTGKDNEKLLDIMLLDVIPLSLGMLTDPTKDMSVLVPRNSSIPAKKEGNITTKCDNQTSIIIPVYKGEKARATDNKFLGEFVLHGIPAAAKGVAQVKVCFDIDANGILNVFAEEITTGSMSKITITKDKLSLSGEEIERIVKDAETYKAKDDEHRKKSNARKALVDYACRVRNTINDEKIGAKVDPECKKKINDAIEQVFQWLDDHELLDSGLYEDKLKLVQSVCNPISTYLRQPPKSF; from the exons ATGGGTGATAGCCCCAAAGATTTTAAGAGGAAACACAAGGTGGACATTAGTGATAGCCCCAAAGCTCTTAGGAGGCTAAGAACTGCTTGTGAGAAATCAAAGCATATTCTTTCTTCTGCAATTGAGACGGACATTGAAGTCGATTCTTTGTATAAAGGTATTGATTTCTCTTCAACTATTACCCGTGCCAAATTTGAGGAACTCAACATGGATTTGTTCAAGAAGTGTATTGATATTGTGAAGAAGTGCTTGACTGACTCAAAGATGGTCAAGAATTGTGTCCATGATGTTGTTGTTTTGGGTTGTTCTTCCAGAATTCCTAAGGTGCAACAGTTGTTGCAAGACTTCTTCAAAGGAAAGGAGCTTTGTAAGAGCATTAATCCAGATGAGGCTGTGGCTTATGGAGCCGTTGTTCAAGCTACTATCTTGACTGGTAAAGATAATGAgaaactgttag ATATCATGCTCTTAGATGTCATCCCTTTGTCTCTTGGCATGTTAACTGATCCTACGAAAGATATGTCTGTTTTGGTTCCAAGAAATTCTTCCATTCCTGCCAAAAAGGAGGGAAACAtcaccaccaaatgtgacaaccAAACTTCTATTATCATCCCAGTTTACAAGGGTGAGAAAGCAAGAGCTACGGATAACAAGTTCTTGGGGGAATTTGTGCTTCATGGTATTCCTGCAGCAGCCAAGGGTGTTGCTCAGGTAAAAGTTTGCTTTGATATTGATGCTAATGGTATCTTGAATGTTTTTGCTGAGGAGATTACCACTGGCTCGATGAGTAAGATCACCATCACTAAAGATAAGTTAAGTCTGTCCGGTGAAGAGATTGAGAGGATTGTGAAGGATGCAGAGACATACAAGGCTAAAGATGATGAACACAGGAAGAAGTCTAATGCTAGGAAAGCTTTGGTGGACTATGCTTGCAGGGTGAGGAATACTATCAATGATGAGAAGATTGGTGCCAAGGTTGACCCTGAATGTAAGAAAAAGATTAACGATGCTATTGAACAGGTATTTCAGTGGTTAGATGACCATGAGCTCCTGGATTCAGGACTCTATGAAGACAAGCTAAAATTGGTCCAAAGTGTTTGCAATCCCATTAGTACGTATTTGAGGCAGCCCCCAAAAAGTTTCTAG